In Streptomyces sp. NBC_00704, a genomic segment contains:
- a CDS encoding carbohydrate ABC transporter permease, translating into MSRPAGRAPRSRTSVHQPTRGYRVFQAANGVVLTLVVLVTLYPFVNIVARSFSGERQIRAGEVTLWPKGFNLTTYRIVFHDSMFWRNYGNTVLYTVVSTVVAMVLTTCYAYVLSKSRLRGRGVLVGIAVFTMFFTGGLIPNYVLVTSLGLKNSVWAIALPNAVSVFNLLVMKAFFESLPGELEEAAEIDGLSTYGILLRIVLPLSKAVIATMVLFYSVSFWNSWFSAYLYMDRSELMPATVYLRNLISGATTGGNAGAGTDQLSQVGANIQAVTIVLTALPILCVYPFVQRYFVSGVTLGAVKG; encoded by the coding sequence GTGAGCCGGCCGGCCGGCCGCGCTCCGCGCTCGCGCACCTCCGTGCACCAGCCCACGCGCGGCTACCGCGTCTTCCAGGCCGCCAACGGCGTCGTCCTCACCCTCGTCGTGCTGGTGACCCTGTATCCCTTCGTCAACATCGTCGCGCGGTCCTTCAGCGGGGAGCGCCAGATCCGGGCCGGCGAAGTGACGCTGTGGCCGAAGGGGTTCAACCTCACCACCTACCGGATCGTCTTCCACGACTCGATGTTCTGGCGCAACTACGGCAACACGGTTCTGTACACGGTCGTCTCCACCGTCGTCGCCATGGTCCTGACGACCTGCTACGCCTACGTGCTGTCGAAGAGCCGGCTCAGGGGGCGGGGGGTGCTGGTCGGGATCGCCGTGTTCACCATGTTCTTCACCGGCGGGCTGATCCCGAACTACGTCCTGGTCACCAGCCTCGGCCTGAAGAACTCGGTGTGGGCGATCGCTCTGCCCAACGCGGTCAGCGTGTTCAACCTGCTGGTGATGAAGGCGTTCTTCGAGAGCCTGCCGGGCGAACTGGAGGAGGCCGCAGAGATCGACGGCCTGAGCACCTACGGAATCCTGCTCAGGATCGTGCTGCCGCTGTCCAAGGCGGTCATCGCGACCATGGTCCTCTTCTACTCGGTGTCCTTCTGGAACTCCTGGTTCTCGGCGTACCTCTACATGGACCGCAGCGAACTCATGCCGGCCACGGTCTATCTGCGCAACCTGATCTCGGGGGCCACCACCGGCGGGAACGCCGGCGCGGGAACCGACCAGCTCAGCCAGGTCGGGGCGAACATCCAGGCCGTCACCATCGTGCTGACGGCGCTGCCCATCCTCTGCGTGTACCCGTTCGTCCAGCGCTACTTCGTCTCCGGCGTCACGCTCGGCGCGGTCAAGGGCTGA